From Mobula hypostoma chromosome 8, sMobHyp1.1, whole genome shotgun sequence, the proteins below share one genomic window:
- the LOC134351161 gene encoding probable G-protein coupled receptor 139, with protein MITDCIIYLLMGFRPHYYRILAVIGVLSNLVAIVTLSRGRCGLSKCVTCYLLAMAMADLLVVIFNIIPKVIYFYYKPPVCNIINTMSYVSVASSLWLTVAFTLDRTVAICFQRLKIRYCTEKGAAIVIAVVSLLSLFTNIPWYFTYRSYICWASLDFIFSRGWKAFDWGHRVLTPVVPFLLILLLNVVTIRHILMASVARRRLRYQRNREEKDDQEMKNRRRSIILLLTLSASFILLWMTHVVILAVESISMQYFVMTPSYVVGQKVGIMLQSFSSCTNMFIYAITQKKFRQEVKNVVKYPFRPILNFCRS; from the coding sequence CTAACTTGGTGGCAATTGTAACTCTATCACGAGGGCGGTGTGGACTCTCCAAATGTGTCACTTGCTATCTTCTGGCAATGGCCATGGCAGATCTACTGGTCGTCATATTTAACATCATTCCCAAAGTGATATACTTCTATTACAAACCTCCTGTGTGCAACATCATAAATACTATGAGTTACGTGTCTGTGGCTAGTTCCCTCTGGCTCACTGTAGCCTTCACCTTGGACCGTACGGTGGCCATTTGCTTCCAGAGGCTGAAGATCAGATACTGCACTGAAAAAGGTGCAGCTATTGTCATTGCAGTGGTGAGTCTGCTGAGTTTGTTCACCAACATCCCGTGGTATTTCACGTACAGGTCTTATATCTGCTGGGCATCGcttgatttcatattttcccGTGGGTGGAAAGCCTTTGACTGGGGGCACCGTGTTTTAACCCCAGTTGTCCCCTTCCTGCTGATCCTGCTGCTCAATGTGGTCACTATTAGGCACATTCTGATGGCCAGTGTAGCCCGCAGGAGACTGAGGTATCAGCGGAATAGGGAGGAGAAGGACGACCAAGAAATGAAGAATCGAAGAAGATCCATTATTTTGCTCTTGACTTTATCGGCCAGCTTTATCCTGTTATGGATGACACATGTGGTCATTCTTGCAGTTGAGTCGATTTCTATGCAGTATTTCGTAATGACACCTTCGTATGTCGTGGGTCAAAAGGTGGGAATAATGCTTCAGTCATTCAGCTCCTGCACCAACATGTTTATTTATGCCATCACTCAGAAGAAGTTCCGACAGGAGGTGAAAAATGTTGTGAAATATCCTTTTAGGCCCATCCTGAATTTCTGTAGAAGCTAG